Proteins from one Abyssisolibacter fermentans genomic window:
- a CDS encoding flagellar biosynthetic protein FliO, translated as MKRKVLVISFLTIISVNSIVYGDGILTDDSTMVMKSVTILISFIFVLLLAFLTTKFIGNRTSMIGRGQNITIIEQKNVDKNNKIIIAKILEKYYVILASNNSMTVIETIEDNNSLVAKFNNKNKKYQFNKILKDVVNKKLIKERNNVIKEDKQ; from the coding sequence ATGAAAAGAAAAGTACTTGTAATTTCATTTCTAACGATCATCTCCGTTAATTCTATTGTTTACGGAGATGGTATTTTAACTGATGACAGCACTATGGTTATGAAATCCGTTACTATCTTGATTTCTTTTATTTTCGTGTTGTTATTAGCATTTTTAACAACTAAATTCATTGGAAATAGGACAAGTATGATTGGAAGAGGTCAAAATATAACGATAATTGAACAAAAGAATGTAGATAAAAATAATAAAATAATCATTGCTAAAATTTTAGAAAAATATTATGTTATCTTAGCTTCAAACAACTCGATGACTGTTATTGAAACAATAGAAGATAATAACAGTCTTGTTGCTAAATTTAATAATAAGAATAAAAAATATCAGTTTAATAAAATTCTAAAAGATGTCGTCAATAAAAAATTAATAAAAGAAAGAAATAATGTTATTAAAGAGGATAAACAATGA
- the fliP gene encoding flagellar type III secretion system pore protein FliP (The bacterial flagellar biogenesis protein FliP forms a type III secretion system (T3SS)-type pore required for flagellar assembly.), translated as MKKRTLIIFLTITLLLLLNSIAFGESEISALGKRIVISDTNDTSGYVTGIKIMILLTILSFAPAILLTMTCFTRIIIVLHFIRTALGTQQTPPNKVLIGLALFLTFFIMSPVITDINDNAVKPYMDNEITEDEAMEKAIDPIRDYMLNYTRDKDLALFIDIANIETVNNIDDIPIRALIPAYIISELKTAFQIGFLIFIPFLVIDMVVASTLMSMGMMMLPPVMISLPFKILLFVMVDGWNIIIKSLILGFK; from the coding sequence ATGAAGAAAAGGACATTAATTATATTTTTAACCATTACATTATTATTATTATTAAATTCCATAGCATTTGGTGAATCTGAAATTTCTGCTTTAGGAAAGAGAATAGTAATATCAGATACCAATGATACAAGTGGATATGTTACTGGCATAAAAATAATGATTCTTTTAACAATATTATCATTTGCACCTGCTATTCTTTTGACGATGACTTGTTTTACTAGAATTATTATAGTACTTCATTTTATTAGAACTGCGTTAGGAACGCAACAGACACCACCTAATAAGGTTTTAATAGGATTAGCACTATTTCTAACTTTTTTTATTATGTCACCAGTAATTACAGACATAAACGATAATGCTGTTAAACCCTATATGGATAATGAAATAACTGAGGATGAGGCTATGGAAAAAGCAATAGATCCTATTAGGGATTATATGCTTAATTATACTCGGGATAAAGATTTGGCATTATTTATTGATATTGCTAATATTGAAACTGTAAACAATATAGATGATATTCCTATAAGAGCTTTAATACCTGCTTATATTATTAGTGAGCTAAAGACAGCTTTTCAAATAGGCTTTCTTATATTTATACCTTTTTTAGTAATAGATATGGTTGTTGCAAGTACACTGATGTCTATGGGTATGATGATGTTACCTCCAGTAATGATATCATTGCCTTTTAAAATACTGTTATTCGTTATGGTTGATGGTTGGAATATTATAATAAAATCTTTGATATTAGGATTTAAATAG
- the fliQ gene encoding flagellar biosynthesis protein FliQ encodes MDQGEIIKLAQQAMGTILTISAPMLVLALLVGLLVSIFQATTQIQEATLAFVPKIVAVLLAFILFGPWMLNRMIEFTENIFTNINLYIH; translated from the coding sequence GTGGATCAGGGAGAAATTATTAAATTAGCTCAACAAGCAATGGGTACTATTTTAACTATATCAGCACCTATGTTAGTACTTGCTTTATTAGTAGGATTGTTAGTTAGTATTTTTCAGGCTACAACTCAGATTCAAGAAGCTACTCTAGCATTTGTTCCTAAAATTGTTGCTGTATTGTTGGCATTTATTTTATTTGGACCATGGATGTTAAATCGAATGATAGAGTTTACAGAAAATATATTTACTAATATTAATTTATATATACATTAG
- the fliR gene encoding flagellar biosynthetic protein FliR, whose product MDSILDFILNNYIVFLIIFIRISGIFVISPVLSRTDIPMQAKVALCFFISIIVVYTVDINYQVDITIARLIYVIFKELLVGITIGFISYLFFISVYIAGQIIDMQIGFGMMNVFDPQSNSQVPITGSMYHIFALLVFLMINGHHWLIKAIIHSYEVVPIGSFIINDEIIKLILRTFSQSFLIGFKISTPVVATIFLTNVLLGIFAKTIPQMNVFVVGMPLKIIIGLGTLLIMFPVFFTVLQNIFGNMNSVIFELFKLVGKG is encoded by the coding sequence ATGGATTCAATATTAGACTTTATACTTAACAATTACATAGTATTTTTAATAATCTTTATAAGAATATCTGGAATATTTGTTATATCACCAGTTTTATCAAGAACAGACATACCAATGCAGGCTAAAGTAGCGTTATGTTTTTTTATTTCTATTATTGTAGTATATACAGTAGATATTAACTATCAAGTTGATATAACAATAGCGAGATTAATATACGTCATCTTTAAAGAATTACTTGTTGGCATAACAATAGGATTTATTAGTTACTTATTTTTTATATCTGTGTATATAGCTGGTCAAATTATAGACATGCAAATAGGTTTTGGGATGATGAATGTATTTGATCCTCAGAGTAACTCACAAGTTCCTATAACAGGTAGTATGTACCATATTTTTGCTTTGCTAGTGTTTTTGATGATTAATGGTCATCATTGGTTAATAAAAGCTATAATTCATTCTTATGAAGTTGTTCCAATTGGCAGTTTTATTATCAATGATGAAATTATTAAACTAATTTTAAGAACTTTTTCGCAGTCTTTTCTAATTGGTTTTAAAATAAGTACACCTGTGGTAGCAACTATTTTTTTAACTAATGTTTTATTGGGTATATTTGCCAAAACAATTCCTCAGATGAATGTATTTGTTGTAGGTATGCCTTTAAAAATTATTATTGGTTTAGGTACATTATTAATTATGTTTCCAGTATTTTTCACTGTTTTACAGAATATTTTTGGTAATATGAACTCAGTAATCTTCGAACTATTTAAGTTAGTGGGTAAAGGATGA
- the flhB gene encoding flagellar biosynthesis protein FlhB — MEKVLNLNLQLFASEEKTEKPTPKKLSDARKKGQVFKSRELNSVVILAVLFVTLNMCSKSIGDILQRFSKLIFEDYILEKNALAVDDIRKLFLMVIMVIGRTVGPLLAVAFIMGLIVNYLQVGFLFTFEPLKPKLSRINPLEGFKRILSVKSIVELIKANVKIFLVGYVVFKYVKGEIVNLYKICDMSINNIINYIGSITFGLAIRAVGVLLILAVLDYIYQKWDYHKNLKMTKQEIKEENKQMEGNPQIKSKIKEKQRQIAMRRMMQDVPKADVIITNPTHFAIAIKYDKTMYDAPYVLAKGKDLVAQKIKEVAGDNSIPLVENRPLARSLYKSVEIGQIIPEDLYHAVAEVLAYVYSLKQQ; from the coding sequence ATGGAAAAAGTACTTAATCTGAATTTGCAATTATTTGCATCAGAAGAAAAAACAGAAAAACCCACACCTAAAAAATTAAGTGATGCTAGGAAAAAAGGTCAGGTTTTTAAGAGTCGAGAATTAAATTCTGTAGTTATTTTAGCAGTGTTATTTGTAACATTAAATATGTGTAGTAAGAGTATAGGAGATATATTGCAAAGATTTTCAAAATTAATCTTTGAAGATTATATATTAGAAAAAAATGCTTTAGCTGTTGACGATATAAGAAAGCTATTTCTTATGGTTATTATGGTAATTGGTAGAACTGTTGGACCATTATTAGCTGTAGCTTTTATCATGGGTTTAATTGTTAATTATTTGCAAGTTGGTTTTCTTTTTACTTTTGAACCTTTAAAACCTAAATTAAGTAGGATTAATCCACTAGAAGGTTTCAAAAGGATACTTTCCGTAAAAAGTATTGTTGAACTTATAAAAGCAAATGTGAAGATTTTTTTAGTAGGCTATGTCGTTTTTAAGTATGTAAAGGGTGAAATAGTCAATTTATATAAAATATGCGATATGAGTATCAATAATATAATTAATTATATAGGAAGTATTACGTTTGGTTTAGCAATAAGAGCTGTAGGAGTTTTATTAATACTAGCTGTATTAGACTATATATATCAAAAATGGGATTATCACAAGAATTTAAAAATGACCAAGCAAGAAATTAAAGAAGAAAACAAGCAAATGGAAGGAAATCCTCAAATTAAGTCTAAGATAAAGGAAAAACAGCGACAAATTGCAATGAGAAGAATGATGCAAGATGTGCCAAAAGCAGATGTTATAATTACAAATCCAACTCATTTTGCTATTGCTATAAAATATGATAAAACAATGTATGATGCTCCATATGTATTAGCTAAAGGTAAAGATTTAGTTGCACAAAAAATTAAAGAAGTAGCTGGAGATAATTCAATACCATTAGTAGAAAATAGACCATTAGCTAGAAGTTTATATAAATCGGTTGAAATTGGACAAATTATACCGGAAGATCTATATCATGCAGTAGCAGAAGTATTAGCTTATGTATATAGTTTGAAACAACAATAG
- the flhA gene encoding flagellar biosynthesis protein FlhA, with product MKFGDIFVAIAIIAIIIAIIIPIPKWSLDIMLAFNISLSLLILLIAMYTEEALSFSIFPSILLITTLLRLSLNISTTRYILLEGDAGSVIKAFGDFVIQGNPVVGFIIFLIIVIVQFLVITKGSERVAEVAARFTLDAMPGKQMAIDADLNSGLINEREARERRVKIQRESDFYGAMDGATKFVKGDAIAGIIITILNICAGFAIGKLSGGLSLGEALQKYTLLTVGDGLVSQIPALLISTATGIVVTRAASDSNLGQDIIGQLFGAEPKVMFIIAGVLIFLGVLGLPTLPLFLLASVFIFLGYKGIKKKDKEKVNIEAEVEEEVVEEIRKPENVMGLLKVEDIELEFGYAIIPLADVNQGGDLLDRVVMIRRQIALELGLVVPIVRLRDNIQLNPNEYVIKIKGVEVSKNELYFDHYLAMDPGTASGNIEGIDTVEPAFGLKAKWVSENEREKAEIFGYTVVDPPSVIATHLTEIIKRNAHELIGRQDVQILIDNVKEEHPALIDELVPKMLSIGEIQKVLANLLKEQISIRDMVTILETLADYAPITRDPDMLTEYVRQKLARYITNKYVENQVLKVITVNSELEGVIMQSITQSEAGTYLSLDPNTTQALINSVAANIQKLTSLGQMPIILTAPIVRLYLKRLTEQISNDFVVLSYNEINSNVEVQSLGMVSI from the coding sequence ATGAAGTTTGGAGATATATTTGTTGCTATTGCAATAATTGCTATAATAATTGCTATAATTATACCAATACCTAAATGGTCATTAGATATAATGTTAGCTTTTAATATTTCGTTATCATTATTAATCTTGCTTATAGCAATGTATACAGAAGAAGCTTTAAGTTTCTCAATTTTTCCATCAATACTTTTAATTACAACATTACTTCGGCTATCACTAAATATTTCTACAACTAGATATATTCTATTAGAAGGTGATGCTGGTTCAGTAATAAAGGCTTTTGGTGATTTTGTAATACAGGGTAATCCAGTAGTCGGATTTATTATCTTTTTAATTATTGTTATAGTACAGTTTTTGGTTATAACAAAGGGATCAGAAAGGGTAGCAGAAGTAGCAGCTAGATTTACACTAGATGCTATGCCAGGAAAACAAATGGCAATTGATGCTGATCTAAACTCTGGTTTAATAAATGAACGTGAAGCTAGAGAAAGAAGAGTAAAAATCCAAAGAGAATCTGATTTTTATGGAGCAATGGATGGTGCTACTAAGTTTGTTAAAGGAGATGCTATTGCAGGTATCATTATAACTATATTAAATATATGTGCTGGGTTTGCAATAGGAAAGTTATCTGGCGGCTTAAGTTTGGGTGAGGCATTACAAAAATATACTCTTTTAACAGTAGGTGATGGTTTAGTAAGTCAGATACCAGCTTTATTAATATCTACAGCAACTGGTATAGTAGTTACTAGAGCCGCATCTGATTCAAACTTGGGACAAGATATAATAGGACAATTATTTGGTGCAGAACCAAAGGTAATGTTTATTATTGCTGGAGTACTAATATTTTTAGGTGTATTGGGGCTTCCAACACTTCCACTTTTCTTATTAGCAAGTGTTTTTATTTTTCTTGGATATAAGGGAATAAAGAAAAAAGATAAAGAAAAAGTTAATATAGAAGCTGAGGTTGAAGAAGAAGTAGTTGAAGAGATTAGAAAACCAGAAAATGTTATGGGACTATTAAAGGTAGAGGATATTGAATTGGAATTTGGTTATGCTATTATTCCATTAGCTGATGTAAACCAAGGTGGAGATTTATTAGATAGAGTAGTTATGATAAGAAGGCAAATAGCTTTAGAATTAGGGCTTGTAGTACCTATAGTAAGGCTAAGAGATAATATACAGTTAAATCCAAATGAATATGTAATCAAAATAAAAGGAGTAGAAGTTTCTAAAAATGAATTATATTTTGATCACTATTTAGCTATGGACCCAGGTACAGCTTCAGGAAACATTGAAGGAATTGATACCGTAGAACCTGCATTTGGACTTAAAGCTAAATGGGTATCTGAAAATGAAAGAGAAAAGGCTGAAATTTTTGGATATACAGTTGTAGATCCTCCTTCAGTCATAGCAACACATTTAACAGAAATAATAAAAAGAAATGCTCATGAATTAATTGGTAGGCAAGATGTACAAATATTAATTGATAATGTAAAAGAAGAACATCCTGCTTTAATTGATGAGTTAGTACCAAAAATGTTGTCAATCGGTGAAATACAAAAGGTATTAGCAAATTTATTAAAAGAACAAATTTCTATAAGAGATATGGTAACCATATTAGAGACTCTTGCTGATTATGCACCAATTACAAGAGACCCAGATATGTTGACTGAATATGTTAGGCAAAAACTAGCTAGATATATAACAAATAAATATGTAGAAAATCAAGTATTAAAAGTAATAACTGTAAATAGTGAGCTTGAAGGTGTTATTATGCAGTCAATAACACAAAGCGAAGCAGGAACATATTTATCACTAGACCCTAATACTACGCAGGCTTTAATTAATAGTGTTGCAGCTAATATACAAAAACTAACTTCATTAGGACAGATGCCAATTATTTTAACTGCACCTATAGTTAGATTATATCTAAAAAGGCTTACAGAGCAAATATCAAATGATTTTGTAGTATTATCTTATAATGAAATAAATTCAAATGTTGAGGTGCAATCTCTAGGGATGGTGAGTATTTAG
- the flhF gene encoding flagellar biosynthesis protein FlhF — translation MKIKRYIGNTTQEAMRKVKSDLGSDAVILHKRKIKRRGFFNLFKKSLIEIVVAIDENEDLEKKIISNKNNKTRFEQVYKPIQENKNDKYQMNSEIRDLRNSIDDMMKYITKDERKSSLPEPLQTYHNSMIEKGVNEKVAYNILRDVNSRINIQSKNEEAIRKVVECELKEYLGKPKPIELNDNTKTIFFVGPTGVGKTTTIAKIAAQYAFQHKKDVGIISADTYRIAAVEQIKTYCEIMKLPLKIIYQQEDIYESLAAYKYKDVIFVDTAGRSHKDIKQLNEVMNIIEEVNNKEIFLVISSTTDFSTIRSIITTYKKFGDYKIIFTKLDESENPGVILNTKYWTKNPLSYITTGQNVPEDIQIADVTTLINTMIGGQP, via the coding sequence ATGAAAATAAAAAGATATATAGGAAATACTACACAGGAAGCTATGCGTAAGGTAAAATCAGATTTAGGTTCTGATGCCGTAATATTACATAAAAGAAAAATCAAAAGAAGAGGATTTTTTAATTTATTCAAGAAATCCTTAATAGAAATAGTTGTTGCAATAGATGAGAATGAAGATTTAGAAAAGAAAATTATTTCAAATAAGAATAATAAAACAAGATTTGAACAAGTATATAAACCTATTCAGGAAAACAAAAATGATAAGTACCAAATGAATAGTGAAATTAGAGATTTAAGAAATTCTATAGATGATATGATGAAATATATAACCAAAGATGAAAGAAAAAGTTCTTTGCCAGAACCATTGCAAACATATCATAATTCTATGATTGAAAAAGGTGTAAATGAAAAAGTAGCATATAATATTCTTAGAGATGTTAATTCAAGAATTAATATACAAAGCAAAAATGAAGAAGCTATTAGGAAGGTCGTAGAATGTGAACTAAAAGAGTATTTAGGAAAGCCAAAACCAATAGAGTTAAATGACAATACTAAGACCATATTTTTTGTAGGTCCAACAGGAGTAGGCAAAACAACAACTATTGCAAAAATAGCTGCCCAATATGCATTCCAACACAAAAAAGATGTAGGAATAATCAGTGCTGATACATATAGAATAGCAGCAGTTGAACAAATAAAAACTTATTGTGAAATAATGAAATTACCTCTTAAAATAATTTATCAACAAGAGGATATTTACGAATCATTAGCAGCTTATAAGTATAAGGATGTGATATTCGTAGATACTGCTGGAAGAAGTCATAAGGACATCAAACAATTAAATGAAGTAATGAATATAATTGAGGAAGTTAATAACAAAGAAATATTTTTAGTTATAAGCTCTACAACTGACTTTTCTACAATTAGATCTATAATTACAACATATAAGAAGTTTGGTGATTATAAAATTATTTTTACTAAATTAGATGAATCTGAAAATCCTGGTGTAATATTGAACACCAAATATTGGACTAAAAATCCCTTGTCATATATTACAACTGGACAAAATGTACCTGAGGATATTCAGATTGCAGATGTAACTACTCTTATTAATACCATGATAGGAGGGCAACCATGA
- a CDS encoding MinD/ParA family protein gives MIDQADKLRKLVSSVNKDDDFKKKQRNIYSKSTRVIAVTSGKGGVGKTTFCINLALSMINLGYKVLIMDADIGFANVDVNLGIVPKHTIADIIYGNKTIDEILIDGPNQLKIVAGGSGIFELMNLDMETLNKLTYQVLSLENYVDYIIIDTGAGLSEVSLRFLKSAQEIIMLTTPEPPAITDCYALIKTLSRQDVKEFNIVINRVQDKREGYIVYKKLETVIKKFLKVKVNNYGYINDSKFVSKSIMQQKPFIINYPKTNISKNINNIALNVINNSFYQEEKSGFSEFMSRFRNFISKGGY, from the coding sequence ATGATAGATCAGGCAGATAAATTGAGGAAGTTAGTATCAAGTGTTAATAAGGATGATGATTTCAAAAAGAAGCAGAGGAATATCTACTCAAAATCTACAAGAGTAATTGCTGTTACGAGTGGTAAGGGTGGTGTAGGAAAAACAACTTTTTGTATTAACTTAGCATTATCTATGATTAATCTGGGTTATAAAGTTTTGATTATGGATGCTGATATTGGTTTTGCAAATGTTGATGTAAATTTAGGCATAGTACCAAAACATACTATAGCAGATATTATTTATGGAAATAAAACTATAGATGAAATTTTGATCGATGGACCTAATCAATTAAAAATCGTGGCTGGTGGTTCAGGAATATTTGAACTAATGAATCTTGATATGGAGACATTAAACAAGTTAACTTATCAGGTATTATCTTTAGAGAACTATGTAGATTATATTATTATTGACACAGGAGCAGGGCTATCAGAAGTCAGTCTAAGATTTTTGAAATCAGCACAAGAAATTATAATGTTAACTACTCCAGAACCGCCAGCTATAACAGATTGTTATGCTTTAATTAAAACACTATCCAGACAAGATGTTAAAGAATTTAATATCGTTATCAATAGAGTTCAAGATAAAAGAGAAGGATATATTGTTTATAAAAAATTAGAGACTGTTATTAAAAAGTTTTTAAAAGTAAAAGTAAATAATTATGGATATATAAATGACAGTAAATTTGTTTCTAAATCAATAATGCAGCAAAAACCATTTATTATTAATTATCCCAAAACGAACATTTCAAAGAATATAAATAATATTGCTTTGAATGTTATAAACAATTCTTTTTATCAAGAAGAAAAAAGTGGTTTTTCGGAGTTTATGTCTAGATTTAGAAATTTTATATCAAAAGGAGGATATTAA
- a CDS encoding flagellar brake protein, which yields MPRDEFKIGQKITIQKDYRNDEEFKSQIVDIFDDDFYKILRPISKSKLVPLYDGSYLTIKYYVPNKGRYSFKAKIVKQLDNKYEIIVKNIGEFQKIQERNHFRLPIELEIIKKFEKQTEDIDIKENCITKDISGTGARILCNYKHKINDIIKCNFSLDDSIELDAKIVRINRIDSRTYKYSLGIEFIKLDKRVKEILVKYIFKQQREMRKKGMI from the coding sequence TTGCCAAGAGATGAATTCAAAATTGGTCAAAAGATTACAATACAGAAAGATTATAGAAATGACGAAGAGTTTAAAAGTCAAATTGTTGATATTTTCGATGATGATTTTTATAAGATACTTAGACCAATTAGTAAAAGTAAATTAGTACCATTGTATGATGGGAGTTATTTAACAATAAAATACTACGTGCCTAATAAAGGAAGATATTCCTTTAAAGCAAAAATAGTAAAACAACTAGATAATAAATATGAAATAATTGTTAAAAACATAGGTGAATTTCAAAAAATTCAAGAAAGAAATCATTTTAGACTACCAATAGAATTAGAGATAATAAAAAAATTCGAAAAACAAACTGAGGACATAGACATAAAAGAAAATTGTATAACTAAAGATATAAGTGGTACTGGCGCTAGAATACTATGTAATTATAAGCATAAAATAAATGATATTATAAAATGCAATTTTTCTTTAGATGATAGTATTGAACTAGATGCAAAAATTGTAAGAATAAATAGGATAGATTCTAGAACATATAAATATTCTCTTGGAATTGAATTTATAAAACTTGATAAAAGAGTAAAAGAAATTTTAGTTAAATATATCTTTAAACAACAAAGAGAAATGAGAAAAAAAGGAATGATATAA
- a CDS encoding protein-glutamate methylesterase/protein-glutamine glutaminase, protein MSTRILIVDDSAFMRRVIKDILMQDKDLEVIGHARNGKDALEKLADLKPDVITLDVEMPIMDGIETLKQIINLYPNIPVVMLSGLTKLGADMTMKALEIGAVDFIEKPKSIFNMDADDKKEEIIQKVKVASKVKLNVQKKIVKILNTPKKHIKLDGNYNQNSTVSNLVSIGTSTGGPRALQSIIPNIPQDINASIVVVQHMPREFTKSLADRLNSMSQINVKEAEDGEILKKGYCYIAPGDYHMTVIEKSGGKLHIKLNHEEKVSGHRPSVDVMMDSVSKISGYKKLGIILTGMGGDGAKGIKKIRENKGFTIAQDEESCVVFGMPKVAINKGAIDKVLPLDKIVYEIITNVEV, encoded by the coding sequence ATGAGTACAAGAATTCTTATAGTAGATGATTCAGCATTTATGCGTAGAGTTATAAAAGATATATTGATGCAAGACAAGGATTTAGAAGTTATAGGCCATGCAAGAAATGGTAAAGATGCATTAGAAAAATTAGCTGATTTAAAACCTGACGTGATTACTTTAGATGTAGAGATGCCAATAATGGATGGTATTGAAACATTGAAACAAATAATTAATCTATATCCTAATATACCTGTAGTTATGTTAAGTGGCTTAACAAAATTAGGTGCCGATATGACTATGAAAGCTTTGGAAATAGGTGCTGTGGATTTTATTGAAAAGCCAAAGAGTATATTTAATATGGATGCAGATGATAAAAAAGAAGAAATAATACAAAAGGTGAAGGTTGCTTCAAAAGTAAAGTTAAATGTTCAAAAAAAGATTGTGAAAATTTTAAATACCCCCAAAAAACATATAAAATTAGATGGTAATTATAATCAAAACTCAACGGTTAGTAATCTAGTTTCAATAGGAACTTCTACAGGGGGACCAAGAGCATTACAATCAATAATACCTAATATACCACAAGATATAAATGCAAGTATTGTTGTTGTTCAACATATGCCACGGGAATTCACAAAATCTTTAGCGGATAGATTAAATTCCATGTCACAAATAAACGTTAAAGAGGCTGAAGACGGCGAAATTTTGAAAAAAGGTTATTGCTATATCGCACCTGGAGATTATCATATGACAGTGATTGAAAAAAGTGGTGGCAAATTACATATAAAACTAAACCATGAAGAAAAAGTATCAGGTCATAGACCATCAGTTGATGTTATGATGGATTCAGTATCAAAGATTAGTGGTTATAAAAAATTAGGTATAATTTTAACAGGTATGGGTGGAGATGGTGCAAAGGGAATAAAAAAAATTAGAGAAAACAAAGGATTTACTATTGCACAGGATGAAGAGAGTTGCGTAGTATTTGGAATGCCAAAAGTTGCTATTAATAAAGGTGCAATAGATAAGGTGTTACCTTTGGATAAAATAGTCTATGAAATAATAACTAACGTGGAGGTGTAA